One segment of Castanea sativa cultivar Marrone di Chiusa Pesio chromosome 3, ASM4071231v1 DNA contains the following:
- the LOC142629915 gene encoding UDP-glycosyltransferase 74B1-like, with the protein MEEREYRGHVVVLPYPSQGHINPLLQFAKRLASKGVKATIATTRYTLKSICTAKVGVEPISDGFDESGFAQAKNVDLFLKSFKANGSRTLSELIQKFQDSDSPVSCVVYDSFFPWALDVAKQHGIYGAPFFTNSATVSHIFCLIHHGKLSFPLKLETTPLLIPGLPPLNFPDLPSFLKLPESYPAYLAMKLSQFSNLDMADWIFSNTFEELEAEEARSISKLWPAKLIGPMVPAAYLDGRIEDDKGYGASLWEPLIEDCIKWLETKPPKSVVYVSFGSMVSLTLEQMEEIAWGLKESGLHFLWVVKESEQDKLPDGFVDSTKENGLIVTWCNQLEMLENQAIGCFVTHCGWNSTLEGLSLGVPMVGVPKWADQLTDAKFVEEIWGVGLRAKEDDKGVVRKEELVMCLKELMEGKRSQQIRKNASKWRELAKKAVSEGGSSDKRIDEFVQHLVQG; encoded by the exons ATGGAGGAAAGAGAGTACAGAGGTCACGTTGTGGTGCTCCCATATCCAAGCCAGGGTCACATTAACCCTCTCCTCCAATTTGCAAAACGTTTAGCCTCAAAAGGGGTAAAGGCCACAATAGCTACAACTCGTTATACTCTCAAGTCCATTTGTACAGCAAAAGTTGGTGTTGAGCCCATCTCCGATGGGTTTGATGAGAGTGGCTTTGCTCAAGCAAAAAACGTGGACTTGTTCCTTAAGTCATTCAAGGCCAATGGCTCAAGAACTCTATCTGAACTCATCCAAAAGTTTCAAGACTCTGATTCTCCTGTGAGTTGTGTTGTGTATGATTCATTTTTTCCGTGGGCTCTTGATGTTGCTAAGCAACATGGCATTTATGGAGCACCATTCTTTACCAATTCAGCCACTGTATCCCACATATTCTGTCTCATACACCATGGTAAACTTTCGTTCCCATTGAAGCTTGAAACTACACCACTCCTCATTCCTGGCCTACCTCCATTGAACTTCCCTGACCTACCGAGTTTTCTTAAGTTGCCAGAAAGTTATCCAGCATACTTGGCAATgaaattaagtcaattttccaACTTGGACATGGCTGATTGGATATTTAGTAACACTTTCGAAGAATTAGAAGCCGAG GAAGCGAGAAGCATATCAAAGCTCTGGCCAGCAAAGTTGATCGGACCAATGGTCCCAGCGGCTTACTTGGATGGTCGGATTGAAGATGACAAAGGATATGGAGCAAGTCTATGGGAACCTCTTATTGAGGATTGCATCAAATGGCTAGAAACAAAGCCACCTAAGTCAGTAGTGTATGTCTCTTTTGGAAGCATGGTCTCCTTGACATTAGAACAAATGGAAGAAATTGCATGGGGCTTGAAGGAGAGTGGCTTGCATTTCCTGTGGGTTGTAAAAGAATCTGAGCAAGATAAATTGCCTGATGGGTTTGTGGactcaacaaaagaaaatggttTGATTGTGACATGGTGCAACCAACTAGAAATGCTGGAAAACCAAGCCATTGGTTGCTTTGTAACACATTGTGGGTGGAACTCAACACTTGAAGGGTTGAGCCTTGGCGTACCTATGGTGGGAGTGCCAAAGTGGGCTGACCAATTGACCGATGCAAAGTTTGTGGAGGAGATTTGGGGCGTGGGGCTAAGAGCCAAGGAGGATGATAAgggagttgtgagaaaagaagaaCTTGTAATGTGTTTGAAGGAACTGATGGAGGGAAAGAGAAGCCAGCAGATTAGGAAGAATGCTAGTAAATGGAGGGAGTTGGCTAAGAAAGCAGTCAGTGAAGGAGGGAGCTCTGACAAGCGTATCGATGAATTTGTTCAGCATTTGGTACAAGGATAG